Proteins encoded within one genomic window of Solea senegalensis isolate Sse05_10M linkage group LG11, IFAPA_SoseM_1, whole genome shotgun sequence:
- the LOC122776940 gene encoding uncharacterized protein LOC122776940 isoform X2: protein MEARSTSQRKPATSTQASTSSQPSTSPRPSSVPVSSLRSLLTGKGVSQQSIHKSVKRLFMPPKFHPSVPVCPPVCEDSGRPAGSNPSLGPQLQTDTPQTSQDAEMLCTHQAPQQDAPSVAEEQPSTSSCSTSHDDSVGPDNIEGFQAVQDLTGHLFTLKDHSLSRHNLQREIQGHKKKCCTWCREYKAMLCRREKPSTVA, encoded by the exons ATGGAGGCGAGATCCACAAGTCAGCGTAAACCAGCCACCTCCACACAGGCCTCCACCTCATCACAGCCCTCCACCTCACCGCGACCATCCTCAGTGCCTGTATCCTCCCTGCGGTCATTGTTGACAGGGAAAGGTGTGTCCCAGCAGAGCATCCACAAGTCTGTCAAGAGGCTGTTTATGCCACCAAAGTTTCATCCAT CTGTACCTGTGTGCCCCCCAGTTTGTGAGGACAGTGGGAGACCTGCTGGATCTAATCCCAGCCTTGGTCCCCAGCTTCAAACCGACACTCCTCAGACCTCTCAGGATGCGGAAATGCTCTGCACTCatcaag CTCCCCAGCAAGATGCTCCTAGTGTGGCAGAGGAACAGCCTTCAACATCATCATGCTCCACCAGTCATGAT GACTCTGTTGGACCAGACAACATTGAGGGCTTCCAAGCTGTCCAGGACTTGACGGGACActtattcacattaaaagaccACAGTCTATCAAGACACAATCTCCAAAGGGAGATTCagggccacaaaaaaaaatgttgcacctGGTGTAGAGAGTACAAAGCG ATGCTTTGCAGGAGGGAAAAGCCCAGCACAGTGGCCTGA
- the LOC122776940 gene encoding uncharacterized protein LOC122776940 isoform X1 produces the protein MEARSTSQRKPATSTQASTSSQPSTSPRPSSVPVSSLRSLLTGKGVSQQSIHKSVKRLFMPPKFHPSAVPVCPPVCEDSGRPAGSNPSLGPQLQTDTPQTSQDAEMLCTHQAPQQDAPSVAEEQPSTSSCSTSHDDSVGPDNIEGFQAVQDLTGHLFTLKDHSLSRHNLQREIQGHKKKCCTWCREYKAMLCRREKPSTVA, from the exons ATGGAGGCGAGATCCACAAGTCAGCGTAAACCAGCCACCTCCACACAGGCCTCCACCTCATCACAGCCCTCCACCTCACCGCGACCATCCTCAGTGCCTGTATCCTCCCTGCGGTCATTGTTGACAGGGAAAGGTGTGTCCCAGCAGAGCATCCACAAGTCTGTCAAGAGGCTGTTTATGCCACCAAAGTTTCATCCAT CAGCTGTACCTGTGTGCCCCCCAGTTTGTGAGGACAGTGGGAGACCTGCTGGATCTAATCCCAGCCTTGGTCCCCAGCTTCAAACCGACACTCCTCAGACCTCTCAGGATGCGGAAATGCTCTGCACTCatcaag CTCCCCAGCAAGATGCTCCTAGTGTGGCAGAGGAACAGCCTTCAACATCATCATGCTCCACCAGTCATGAT GACTCTGTTGGACCAGACAACATTGAGGGCTTCCAAGCTGTCCAGGACTTGACGGGACActtattcacattaaaagaccACAGTCTATCAAGACACAATCTCCAAAGGGAGATTCagggccacaaaaaaaaatgttgcacctGGTGTAGAGAGTACAAAGCG ATGCTTTGCAGGAGGGAAAAGCCCAGCACAGTGGCCTGA